The Petropleomorpha daqingensis genome includes a window with the following:
- a CDS encoding MarR family winged helix-turn-helix transcriptional regulator codes for MDETRAELALMLRRLTVELDAVGQRFAGLHGLGRTDVRALVAIMDAARAGRPMTAGALGTAVELSSASVTALVDRLERVGHVERVRDEHDRRRVVLEMTPSAMAAGGEFFGGLQRDLVAAMASYSDEELAVVRRFLEEMTEVIVGHQKAD; via the coding sequence GTGGACGAGACGCGGGCCGAGCTGGCGCTGATGCTGCGGCGGCTCACTGTCGAGCTGGACGCGGTGGGGCAGCGCTTCGCCGGGCTGCACGGACTCGGCCGCACCGACGTCCGGGCGCTCGTCGCGATCATGGACGCCGCCCGGGCGGGGCGGCCGATGACCGCCGGCGCGCTGGGCACGGCCGTCGAGCTGTCCTCGGCGTCGGTGACCGCCCTGGTCGACCGGCTGGAGCGGGTCGGGCACGTCGAGCGGGTGCGCGACGAGCACGACCGGCGCCGGGTCGTGCTGGAGATGACGCCCTCGGCGATGGCGGCCGGTGGGGAGTTCTTCGGCGGGCTGCAGCGGGACCTCGTCGCGGCCATGGCGTCCTACTCCGACGAGGAGCTGGCCGTCGTCCGCCGGTTCCTCGAGGAGATGACCGAGGTCATCGTCGGCCACCAGAAGGCGGACTAG
- a CDS encoding GroES family chaperonin, with product MSETAGKLPIKMLHDRILVALRKEDGERRSTGGILIPATAQVAKRLIWGEARGVGSSVRQVKVGDQVLFSPEDQHEVEVHGEDLIILRERDVHAVAAERIEESTGLYL from the coding sequence GTGTCAGAGACCGCAGGGAAGCTCCCGATCAAGATGCTGCACGACCGCATCCTGGTCGCGCTGCGCAAGGAGGACGGCGAGCGCCGCTCCACCGGCGGGATCCTGATCCCGGCCACCGCGCAGGTGGCCAAGCGGCTGATCTGGGGCGAGGCGCGCGGTGTCGGCTCCAGCGTCCGCCAGGTGAAGGTCGGCGACCAGGTGCTGTTCTCCCCCGAGGACCAGCACGAGGTCGAGGTGCACGGCGAGGACCTGATCATCCTGCGCGAGCGCGACGTGCACGCCGTCGCCGCCGAGCGCATCGAGGAATCGACCGGCCTCTACCTCTAG
- a CDS encoding metallopeptidase family protein has product MKALPPAQFEELVADALDEVPAELMALLDNVVVLVEDRNADEPDLLGLYEGYALTERGWQYGGALPDRIMIYREAICDVCESEDEVVEEVTITVVHEIAHHFGIDDKRLHELGWG; this is encoded by the coding sequence GTGAAGGCCCTTCCGCCGGCCCAGTTCGAGGAGCTGGTCGCCGACGCCCTCGACGAGGTCCCGGCCGAGCTGATGGCGCTGCTGGACAACGTCGTCGTCCTGGTCGAGGACCGAAACGCCGACGAGCCGGACCTGCTGGGCCTGTACGAGGGTTATGCGCTCACCGAGCGCGGCTGGCAGTACGGCGGCGCGCTGCCGGACCGGATCATGATCTACCGCGAGGCCATCTGCGACGTCTGCGAGAGCGAGGACGAGGTGGTCGAGGAGGTCACGATCACCGTCGTCCACGAGATCGCGCACCACTTCGGCATCGACGACAAGCGGCTGCACGAGCTCGGCTGGGGCTAG
- a CDS encoding GuaB1 family IMP dehydrogenase-related protein: MRFLGNRPDHDLTYADVFMVPNHSTVGSRLEVDLTTPDRVGTTIPIVVANMTAISGRRMAETVARRGGLAVLPQDIPVEVLGEVITWIKARHPVYDTAITLGPTSTVAEALSLLTKRAHGIVVVVEDGVPVGVVTDGACQGVDRFTQLSQVMSPDPLTIPAGTDLPKIFDVLTDARLNAAPVVEGDRLVGVITRKGALRSALYQPAVGASGQLLTSAAIGINGDVRGKAEALLSYGVDVLVVDTAHGHQEKAVEAVRIVRSVADSTPVVAGNVVTASGTRDLIEAGADVIKVGVGPGAMCTTRMMTGVGRPQFSAVEECAAEARALGKHVWADGGVRHPRDVALALAAGAANVMVGSWFAGTYESAGDMNNDGARLYKESFGMASARAVKARTSSQSGFERARAGLFEEGISSSRMYLDPERPGVEDLIDGIVAGVRSSCTYAGARTVDELHERAVLGVQSAAGYEEGRPLPTSW; the protein is encoded by the coding sequence ATGCGCTTCCTCGGCAACCGGCCGGACCACGACCTCACCTACGCCGACGTCTTCATGGTGCCCAACCACTCCACGGTGGGCTCGCGGCTGGAGGTCGACCTCACGACGCCCGACCGGGTCGGGACGACGATCCCGATCGTCGTGGCCAACATGACCGCGATCTCCGGCCGGCGCATGGCCGAGACGGTGGCCCGCCGCGGCGGCCTGGCCGTCCTGCCGCAGGACATCCCGGTCGAGGTCCTCGGTGAGGTCATCACCTGGATCAAGGCGCGGCACCCCGTCTACGACACCGCGATCACGCTCGGGCCCACCTCCACGGTCGCCGAGGCGCTCTCGCTGCTCACCAAGCGGGCGCACGGCATCGTCGTGGTGGTCGAGGACGGTGTCCCCGTCGGCGTCGTGACCGACGGCGCCTGCCAGGGCGTGGACCGGTTCACGCAGCTGTCCCAGGTCATGTCGCCGGACCCGCTGACCATCCCGGCCGGCACCGATCTGCCGAAGATCTTCGACGTCCTGACCGATGCCCGCCTCAACGCCGCCCCGGTGGTCGAGGGCGACCGGCTGGTCGGCGTCATCACCCGCAAGGGCGCGCTGCGCTCGGCGCTGTACCAGCCCGCCGTCGGCGCGAGCGGCCAGTTGCTGACCTCGGCGGCGATCGGGATCAACGGCGACGTCCGCGGCAAGGCCGAGGCGCTGCTGTCCTACGGCGTCGACGTCCTCGTGGTCGACACCGCGCACGGCCACCAGGAGAAGGCGGTCGAGGCGGTCCGGATCGTGCGCTCGGTCGCGGACTCGACGCCCGTCGTGGCCGGGAACGTCGTCACCGCGAGCGGCACACGCGACCTGATCGAGGCCGGCGCGGACGTCATCAAGGTCGGCGTCGGCCCTGGCGCCATGTGCACCACGCGGATGATGACCGGCGTCGGCCGGCCGCAGTTCTCCGCCGTGGAGGAGTGCGCCGCCGAGGCCCGCGCCCTGGGCAAGCACGTCTGGGCCGACGGCGGCGTGCGGCACCCGCGCGACGTGGCGCTGGCCCTGGCGGCCGGTGCGGCCAACGTGATGGTGGGCTCCTGGTTCGCCGGCACCTACGAGAGCGCCGGCGACATGAACAACGACGGGGCCCGGCTCTACAAGGAGTCCTTCGGGATGGCCTCGGCCCGCGCGGTCAAGGCGCGGACGTCGTCCCAGTCGGGCTTCGAGCGGGCCCGCGCCGGGCTGTTCGAGGAGGGCATCAGCTCCTCGCGGATGTACCTCGACCCCGAGCGGCCGGGCGTCGAGGACCTCATCGACGGCATCGTCGCCGGCGTCCGGTCCTCGTGCACCTACGCCGGGGCGCGCACCGTCGACGAGCTCCACGAGCGCGCGGTGCTGGGGGTGCAGAGCGCCGCCGGCTACGAGGAGGGCCGGCCGCTGCCGACCAGCTGGTGA
- a CDS encoding cupin domain-containing protein yields the protein MAVIPAPSAPTHELGGARFTSLATPSRGSSDTSVWLVEITPGTPGAPHRLTREEVFVVLAGRASVSLDAEVSVAEAGDAIVVPAGVPFALAAAGDEPLRALCCLPTGGQAQLADGEPFTPPWAR from the coding sequence ATGGCTGTGATCCCTGCTCCTTCCGCCCCGACCCACGAGCTGGGCGGTGCCCGGTTCACCTCGCTCGCCACGCCGTCCCGCGGCTCGAGCGACACCAGCGTCTGGCTGGTCGAGATCACCCCGGGGACACCGGGCGCGCCCCACCGGCTCACCCGCGAGGAGGTCTTCGTCGTCCTGGCCGGACGGGCTTCGGTGAGCCTGGACGCCGAGGTGTCCGTGGCAGAGGCCGGGGACGCGATCGTCGTCCCGGCGGGCGTGCCGTTCGCCTTGGCGGCCGCGGGGGACGAGCCGCTGCGGGCGCTCTGCTGCCTGCCGACCGGTGGGCAGGCGCAACTGGCGGACGGCGAGCCGTTCACCCCGCCGTGGGCCCGGTGA
- a CDS encoding MarR family winged helix-turn-helix transcriptional regulator: protein MSEPPVPLARLFAMAYRLLVDDLHERLAGRGWVGVRPAFGYVLLALRAGPVSLRDLPVALGTSKQAVSKLVDAMVAAGFVERAADPADSRAKRVQLSARGRALLADVEEIWAELERGWAEALGERRVEDLRADLTEVLRAAHGGTLPAVRTVS, encoded by the coding sequence GTGAGCGAACCGCCCGTCCCGCTGGCCCGGCTGTTCGCCATGGCCTACCGGCTGCTGGTCGACGACCTGCACGAGCGCCTGGCCGGCCGCGGCTGGGTCGGTGTCCGGCCCGCGTTCGGCTACGTGCTGCTGGCCCTGCGCGCCGGACCGGTCTCGCTGCGCGACCTGCCCGTCGCGCTCGGCACCAGCAAGCAGGCGGTGTCCAAGCTCGTCGACGCGATGGTCGCGGCGGGGTTCGTGGAGCGGGCGGCCGATCCGGCCGACTCGCGCGCGAAGCGGGTCCAGCTCTCGGCGCGAGGGCGCGCGCTGCTCGCCGACGTCGAGGAGATCTGGGCCGAGCTGGAGCGCGGCTGGGCCGAGGCGCTGGGCGAGCGCCGGGTGGAGGACCTGCGCGCCGACCTCACCGAGGTCCTGCGCGCCGCGCACGGCGGGACGCTCCCCGCGGTGCGCACGGTCAGCTGA
- a CDS encoding DsbA family oxidoreductase — translation MAGLVVYSDLVCPWATVVVLRLHEARARAGADDELSLVHRAFPLELLLERPIARRVVDAEIPLCASLTPGFGWSLWQGRAEEYPVTSLLALEAVRAAGESSTRGAEQLDLELRRAFFSRSRCISLRHEVLAAAAACPDVDVDQLAAALDSGRFRAAVMADFAAARAGAAPCSGTVVRSDGTAVCNPGTRTGWNGGPMPHGTPVLLDDDPTVYDDLVRAALEPVGVS, via the coding sequence ATGGCCGGGCTCGTCGTCTACAGCGACCTGGTCTGCCCCTGGGCGACCGTGGTCGTGCTCCGGCTGCACGAGGCGAGGGCACGCGCCGGGGCGGACGACGAGCTCTCCCTCGTGCACCGGGCGTTCCCGCTGGAGCTGCTGCTGGAGCGCCCGATCGCGCGGCGGGTGGTCGACGCCGAGATCCCGCTCTGCGCGTCGCTGACACCGGGGTTCGGGTGGTCGCTGTGGCAGGGCCGTGCCGAGGAGTACCCGGTGACGAGCCTGCTGGCGCTGGAGGCGGTGCGGGCGGCCGGCGAGAGCTCGACACGGGGCGCAGAACAGCTCGACCTCGAGCTCCGCCGGGCGTTCTTCTCCCGTTCGCGCTGCATCTCCTTGCGGCACGAGGTGCTCGCCGCTGCCGCCGCCTGCCCGGACGTCGATGTCGACCAGCTCGCCGCGGCGCTCGACAGCGGGCGGTTCCGGGCGGCGGTCATGGCCGATTTCGCCGCCGCCCGCGCCGGCGCAGCGCCGTGCAGCGGCACCGTCGTCCGATCCGACGGCACCGCCGTCTGCAACCCCGGCACGCGCACCGGCTGGAACGGCGGCCCGATGCCGCACGGCACGCCCGTGCTGCTCGACGACGACCCGACCGTATACGACGACCTCGTGCGGGCCGCGCTGGAGCCGGTCGGCGTCAGCTGA
- a CDS encoding maleylpyruvate isomerase family mycothiol-dependent enzyme, with amino-acid sequence MSAGTTSRTEQPMQHRDWMAASAEEYRRLGELLAGLSDEDWRRPTDCTEWDVRDLVAHLVGNAEGSASIRELRRQQKLGRRLRPGAPDIDGMTAVHVQERADLAPDQLVRDLADVGVRAVRARGRIPAPVRAVRIPFGPPLGTRPLGYLMDCIYTRDAWLHRVDLARATGRPLELTADHDGRIVADVVAEWAATHGQPYRLTLTGPAGGTWSHGQDGEQLTLDAVEFARVLSGRDEGTGLLTHPVPF; translated from the coding sequence ATGAGCGCCGGGACGACGTCGAGGACGGAGCAGCCGATGCAGCACCGCGACTGGATGGCCGCGTCGGCCGAGGAGTACCGGCGACTGGGCGAGCTGCTCGCGGGGCTGTCCGACGAGGACTGGCGCCGGCCGACCGACTGCACGGAGTGGGACGTGCGCGACCTCGTGGCCCACCTGGTCGGCAACGCGGAGGGCTCGGCGAGCATCCGCGAGCTGCGGAGGCAGCAGAAGCTCGGCCGTCGGTTGCGGCCGGGCGCGCCGGACATCGACGGCATGACCGCTGTGCACGTGCAGGAGCGCGCCGACCTCGCACCGGATCAGCTGGTGCGCGACCTGGCCGACGTCGGCGTCCGCGCGGTCCGCGCCCGCGGCCGGATCCCGGCACCGGTGCGCGCGGTCCGGATCCCGTTCGGCCCACCCCTGGGCACCCGCCCGCTCGGCTACCTCATGGACTGCATCTACACCCGCGATGCGTGGCTGCACCGGGTCGACCTCGCCCGCGCCACCGGGCGGCCGCTGGAGCTCACCGCCGACCACGACGGGCGGATCGTCGCCGACGTCGTCGCGGAGTGGGCGGCCACGCACGGGCAGCCCTACCGGCTGACGCTGACCGGCCCGGCCGGCGGCACCTGGTCGCACGGCCAGGACGGCGAGCAGCTCACCCTCGACGCGGTCGAGTTCGCGCGGGTGCTGTCCGGACGGGACGAGGGCACGGGCCTGCTGACGCACCCGGTGCCGTTCTGA
- a CDS encoding cupin domain-containing protein, producing MTVPSTARAGLVPAGDAVPLLEGPLGALLLAGRDDTAGGPAFVVHDLAPRALGSPVHTHTHEDEWSFVLSGAVGVEIGGRSSIAWAGDLVLKPRGVPHAFWNAGDEPARLLEVITPGGFEQYFAALGEVLAVDGPPDLDRLAEVAARFDLEVDPTSVPRLAQTHGLVLA from the coding sequence ATGACCGTCCCGTCCACCGCCCGCGCAGGCCTCGTGCCCGCAGGCGACGCCGTCCCGCTGCTGGAGGGACCGCTCGGCGCGCTGCTGCTCGCCGGCCGCGACGACACCGCGGGCGGGCCGGCCTTCGTCGTCCACGACCTGGCTCCGCGAGCCCTGGGCAGCCCCGTGCACACGCACACCCACGAGGACGAGTGGTCGTTCGTGCTGAGCGGCGCGGTCGGCGTCGAGATCGGCGGCCGCTCGTCGATCGCCTGGGCCGGCGATCTCGTCCTCAAGCCGCGCGGCGTCCCGCACGCGTTCTGGAACGCCGGCGACGAACCCGCCCGGCTCCTGGAGGTCATCACCCCCGGTGGCTTCGAGCAGTACTTCGCCGCTCTCGGCGAGGTCCTGGCCGTCGACGGGCCGCCCGACCTGGACCGGCTCGCCGAGGTCGCCGCGCGGTTCGACCTCGAGGTCGACCCCACCTCGGTGCCGCGGCTGGCGCAGACGCACGGGCTGGTGCTGGCATGA
- a CDS encoding TetR/AcrR family transcriptional regulator yields the protein MTETAVPRDRRADRHAATKSEIVAAAWRLARERGLGAWSLRDVAREVGMQAPSLYGYFASKNAVFDAMFAEGCAELASRVEEAAASPASPVEKLRASAPLFFDFCVEDPARFQLLFLRVVPGFEPSPESYALAQIALDRLAEVLAAAGMGSPELVDLWTALTTGLASQQVSNDPGGDRWRRLLEPAVEMFLARHLPEGAPARS from the coding sequence GTGACCGAGACCGCCGTCCCGCGGGACCGCCGTGCCGACCGGCATGCCGCGACCAAGAGCGAGATCGTCGCCGCCGCCTGGCGGCTGGCGCGTGAGCGCGGCCTCGGGGCCTGGTCGCTCCGCGACGTGGCGCGCGAGGTGGGCATGCAGGCGCCCTCGCTGTACGGCTACTTCGCGAGCAAGAACGCGGTGTTCGACGCGATGTTCGCGGAGGGCTGCGCCGAGCTCGCGTCCCGCGTCGAGGAGGCGGCGGCGTCCCCGGCTTCTCCTGTCGAGAAGCTGCGCGCGTCTGCGCCGCTGTTCTTCGACTTCTGCGTGGAGGACCCGGCTCGCTTCCAGCTGCTGTTCCTCCGCGTCGTGCCCGGCTTCGAGCCGTCCCCCGAGTCGTACGCGCTGGCGCAGATCGCCCTCGACCGGCTGGCCGAGGTGCTGGCTGCCGCAGGCATGGGTTCCCCGGAGCTGGTCGACCTCTGGACGGCGCTGACGACCGGGCTGGCCAGCCAGCAGGTCAGCAACGACCCGGGCGGGGACCGCTGGCGACGCCTCCTCGAGCCGGCCGTGGAGATGTTCCTCGCCCGACACCTGCCGGAAGGTGCGCCGGCGCGGAGTTGA
- a CDS encoding GNAT family N-acetyltransferase, with protein MPNEIATARLVLRRQRVDDAAAYREMWAERDPRVPPHRRIGADGRPTVEDIASQIDAETHSPNVGLLTITRSREGDVIGYCGLLFDGQSMPGEPELVYELLRRAHGSGFATEAAQAVVRWAADSGFERLWAGVRSWNLASRTVLHKLGFVETGRVVTDAEFGDSLITSKTLVTIGQ; from the coding sequence ATGCCCAACGAGATCGCGACCGCTCGGCTCGTGCTGCGACGCCAGCGAGTCGACGATGCCGCTGCCTACCGAGAGATGTGGGCCGAGCGAGACCCTCGGGTGCCGCCGCACCGACGAATCGGCGCGGATGGTCGCCCGACAGTCGAAGACATTGCCTCCCAGATCGACGCCGAGACGCACTCCCCGAATGTAGGGCTCCTCACGATCACGCGATCGCGGGAAGGCGATGTCATCGGCTACTGCGGGCTGTTGTTCGACGGCCAGAGCATGCCGGGCGAACCCGAATTGGTCTATGAACTGCTGCGACGCGCGCACGGGTCCGGCTTCGCCACCGAAGCCGCCCAGGCCGTCGTGAGGTGGGCAGCTGACTCCGGGTTCGAGCGGCTCTGGGCAGGGGTCAGGTCATGGAACCTCGCTTCCCGCACCGTCCTGCACAAGCTCGGTTTCGTCGAGACCGGGCGCGTCGTCACTGATGCCGAGTTCGGCGACTCACTGATCACGTCCAAGACACTCGTCACGATCGGTCAGTAG
- a CDS encoding HNH endonuclease signature motif containing protein: MSSDDLHALSGPELLDRTRALVAERNRIDAALARTVRVADSRRAFAADGQKTAASWLRGHGRLSEPAASKIVRAGRALEQLPAVEELHAAGALTADQVDVIAQFTGPKWAPRIAAQGGTVADVAEVLARFAADRPHEDLTRLAHQVQQRLDQDGPEPDPTEERFLTIVRHADGSVTFRGHLDALGAEKVQAALEAHRQADRPAGDDRTVSQQQGDALVQWADNTLAAGTAPLLRRNKPQVAVKVSSEDLADEATGRGAADLGFGGVVSAATARQVACDAELRRYLIGPDGELLDLGRSQRLATPALRRAVEHRDERCVFAGCDAPTSWCDVHHVVHWLFGGQTSLENSALLCERHHTQVHHGFTIERDTAGRWHTYRPDGTEILTLRPTPIDGEQELAHAG, translated from the coding sequence ATGTCCTCCGACGACCTCCACGCGCTGAGCGGCCCTGAGCTGCTCGACCGCACGCGTGCCCTGGTCGCCGAGCGCAACCGGATCGACGCCGCCCTGGCCCGCACGGTGCGGGTGGCCGACTCCAGGCGGGCGTTCGCCGCCGACGGGCAGAAGACCGCGGCGTCGTGGCTGCGCGGGCACGGCCGGCTCTCCGAGCCGGCCGCGTCCAAGATCGTCCGCGCCGGGCGGGCACTGGAACAGCTGCCGGCCGTCGAGGAGCTGCACGCCGCCGGCGCGCTGACCGCCGACCAGGTCGACGTGATCGCGCAGTTCACCGGGCCGAAATGGGCGCCGCGGATCGCCGCCCAGGGCGGCACGGTGGCCGACGTCGCCGAGGTCCTCGCCCGGTTCGCCGCCGACCGGCCGCACGAGGACCTGACCCGGCTGGCCCACCAGGTCCAGCAGCGCCTGGATCAGGACGGCCCGGAGCCCGACCCGACCGAGGAGCGGTTCCTGACCATCGTCCGGCACGCCGATGGATCGGTGACCTTCCGCGGCCACCTGGATGCCCTCGGCGCGGAGAAGGTCCAGGCCGCCCTGGAGGCCCACCGGCAGGCCGACCGCCCGGCCGGGGATGACCGGACCGTGTCCCAGCAGCAGGGCGATGCGCTGGTGCAGTGGGCCGACAACACCCTGGCCGCGGGCACCGCGCCGCTGCTGCGGCGGAACAAGCCGCAGGTCGCGGTCAAGGTGAGCTCGGAGGACCTGGCCGATGAGGCGACCGGCCGCGGGGCGGCCGACCTCGGCTTCGGCGGGGTCGTCTCCGCCGCCACGGCCCGGCAGGTCGCCTGCGACGCCGAGCTGCGCCGCTACCTGATCGGCCCCGACGGCGAGCTGCTCGATCTCGGGCGCAGCCAACGCCTGGCCACCCCGGCCCTGCGCAGAGCCGTCGAGCACCGCGACGAGCGGTGCGTCTTCGCCGGCTGCGACGCCCCCACGTCGTGGTGCGACGTCCACCACGTGGTGCATTGGCTCTTCGGCGGCCAGACCAGCCTCGAGAACTCGGCGCTGCTCTGCGAACGCCACCACACCCAGGTCCACCACGGCTTCACGATCGAACGAGATACCGCCGGGCGATGGCACACCTACCGACCCGACGGCACCGAGATCCTCACCCTCCGGCCCACGCCGATCGATGGCGAACAAGAACTCGCCCACGCCGGCTGA
- a CDS encoding MFS transporter — translation MARDGGATLGRPFFALWTSSTASAFGTGLATVATPLFIASRTDDPFVVSTAAAVTWLPWLLFALPGGVLVDRVDRRRLMVVVDWLRAAAMAGLALAVATRSAGIPLLLAVLFVMSTGEVLQRAAGQALLPALVPRERLERANGLLFGGATVAQQMVAGPLGGWLFVVGAALPFVANAGLLAVGAATLALISGTYRAGASAAAADRSVRREVLDGLRWLRGQRLLRTMAVLIGLLNVTLTAALAVLVLLARDRLGLGSVGYGLLFTSMAVGGVLGALVGDRLIARFTATWTIRVGLLVEAATHLVLAVSTNAVVVGVTLFLFGVHGALWGIVASSLRQRLAPPELLGRVGSSTLFVSAGGNCIGAVLGGALASAFGLTAPYWVGFVVAVVVAACTWRVFSPAIVARAYGERAPTIGE, via the coding sequence GTGGCACGGGACGGGGGAGCGACGCTGGGGCGCCCGTTCTTCGCGCTCTGGACGTCCAGCACCGCGTCGGCGTTCGGCACCGGGCTGGCCACCGTCGCGACCCCGCTGTTCATCGCCTCCCGCACGGACGATCCGTTCGTCGTCTCGACGGCCGCCGCCGTCACCTGGCTGCCGTGGTTGCTGTTCGCGCTGCCCGGGGGCGTGCTGGTCGACCGCGTCGACCGCCGCCGGCTGATGGTGGTCGTCGACTGGCTGCGGGCCGCCGCGATGGCCGGACTGGCGCTCGCCGTCGCCACCAGGAGCGCCGGCATCCCGCTGCTGCTCGCCGTCCTCTTCGTGATGAGCACCGGCGAGGTGCTCCAGCGGGCGGCCGGCCAGGCGCTGCTGCCCGCGCTGGTGCCGCGCGAGCGGCTGGAGCGGGCCAACGGCCTGCTGTTCGGCGGTGCCACGGTCGCCCAGCAGATGGTGGCCGGCCCGCTCGGCGGGTGGCTGTTCGTCGTCGGGGCCGCCCTGCCGTTCGTCGCGAATGCCGGGCTGCTCGCCGTGGGCGCCGCGACGCTCGCCCTGATCTCCGGCACCTACCGGGCCGGCGCCTCCGCCGCCGCCGCGGACAGATCGGTGCGCCGTGAGGTGCTCGACGGGCTGCGCTGGCTCCGGGGCCAGCGGTTGCTGCGCACGATGGCGGTGCTCATCGGCCTGCTCAACGTGACGCTCACCGCCGCCCTCGCGGTGCTCGTGCTGCTGGCCCGCGACCGGCTGGGTCTGGGGTCGGTCGGCTACGGCCTGCTGTTCACCAGCATGGCCGTCGGCGGCGTGCTCGGCGCGCTCGTCGGCGATCGGCTCATCGCGCGGTTCACCGCGACGTGGACCATCCGCGTCGGGCTGCTCGTGGAAGCGGCCACGCACCTGGTCCTCGCGGTGTCGACCAACGCCGTCGTCGTGGGCGTCACGCTGTTCCTCTTCGGGGTCCACGGTGCGCTCTGGGGCATCGTGGCCTCGTCGCTCCGGCAGCGGCTCGCCCCGCCGGAGCTGCTCGGCCGGGTGGGCAGCTCCACGCTGTTCGTCTCCGCCGGGGGCAACTGCATCGGGGCCGTGCTCGGAGGAGCGCTCGCGTCGGCGTTCGGGCTGACCGCGCCGTACTGGGTCGGGTTCGTCGTGGCCGTCGTCGTCGCCGCCTGCACGTGGCGGGTCTTCAGCCCGGCCATCGTGGCGCGGGCCTATGGGGAGCGGGCACCTACGATCGGGGAGTGA
- the serS gene encoding serine--tRNA ligase gives MIDLRLLRENPDVVRASQRARGADESLVDTLLAADEARRAAVGHADDLRGEQKSASQAVAKASKEERPAVLERAKALAAQVKEAEEAQRAADAALRDAHLKIANVVHDGVPPGGEDDAVTLRTVGEVPTYDFPVRDHLEIGEALGAIDMERGAKVSGARFYFLTGPGALLEFALAQLAISRAVAAGFTPVVAPALVKPEAMEGTGFLGAHGEEVYRVERDDLYLVGTSEVALAGMHANEVLDLDGPRRYAGWSSCFRREAGSYGKDTRGIIRVHWFDKVEMFSFCRPEEAADEHRRLLAWEEEFLQQLELPYRVVDIAAGDLGTSAARKFDIEAWFPSQDTYRELTSTSDCTTFQARRLNIRYRDADGKPQTAATLNGTLCAIARTIACLLEVHQRADGSVYVPKALRPWLGGVEALTAGMTLTAAVPPPAA, from the coding sequence GTGATCGACCTCCGGCTCCTGCGCGAGAACCCCGACGTCGTCCGTGCCAGCCAGCGCGCCCGCGGCGCCGACGAGTCCCTGGTCGACACCCTGCTCGCCGCCGACGAGGCACGCCGCGCGGCGGTCGGGCACGCCGACGACCTCCGCGGCGAGCAGAAGTCCGCGTCGCAGGCGGTCGCGAAGGCGTCGAAGGAGGAGCGGCCCGCCGTCCTCGAGCGGGCCAAGGCGCTCGCCGCCCAGGTCAAGGAGGCCGAGGAGGCCCAGCGCGCCGCGGACGCCGCCCTGCGGGACGCCCACCTGAAGATCGCCAACGTCGTCCACGACGGCGTCCCGCCCGGTGGCGAGGACGACGCCGTCACCCTGCGCACCGTCGGCGAGGTCCCCACCTACGACTTCCCGGTCCGCGACCACCTCGAGATCGGCGAGGCGCTCGGCGCCATCGACATGGAGCGCGGGGCCAAGGTGTCCGGCGCCCGCTTCTACTTCCTCACCGGGCCGGGCGCGCTGCTCGAGTTCGCCCTGGCCCAGCTGGCGATCAGCCGCGCGGTCGCCGCCGGGTTCACCCCCGTCGTGGCTCCGGCGCTGGTCAAGCCGGAGGCCATGGAGGGCACCGGGTTCCTCGGCGCGCACGGCGAGGAGGTCTACCGGGTCGAGCGCGACGACCTCTACCTCGTCGGCACCTCCGAGGTGGCGCTGGCCGGCATGCACGCCAACGAGGTGCTCGACCTCGACGGACCGCGCCGCTACGCCGGCTGGTCGTCCTGCTTCCGCCGCGAGGCCGGCTCCTACGGCAAGGACACCCGCGGGATCATCCGCGTGCACTGGTTCGACAAGGTCGAGATGTTCAGCTTCTGCCGCCCCGAGGAGGCCGCCGACGAGCACCGGCGGCTGCTCGCCTGGGAGGAGGAGTTCCTCCAGCAGCTTGAGCTGCCCTACCGCGTGGTCGACATCGCCGCCGGCGACCTCGGCACCAGCGCCGCCCGCAAGTTCGACATCGAGGCCTGGTTCCCGAGCCAGGACACCTACCGCGAGCTGACCAGCACCTCGGACTGCACCACCTTCCAGGCCCGGCGGCTGAACATCCGCTACCGCGACGCCGACGGCAAGCCGCAGACCGCGGCCACGCTCAACGGGACGCTGTGCGCGATCGCCCGCACCATCGCCTGCCTGCTCGAGGTGCACCAGCGGGCCGACGGCTCGGTGTACGTGCCCAAGGCGCTGCGGCCCTGGCTCGGCGGCGTCGAGGCGCTCACCGCCGGCATGACCCTCACGGCGGCCGTTCCGCCGCCGGCCGCGTGA